Below is a genomic region from Cotesia glomerata isolate CgM1 linkage group LG5, MPM_Cglom_v2.3, whole genome shotgun sequence.
GAACAGCGTTGATCGTTAGGTCGTTAGTGGTTCACAACATACCTCTATGATTTTTATGGATAAGTGCCACCCTCAACAATTTTATACGCAATCGTTATACTCTATTCTTGTCTATAATCTATATTGATTCTAACAAAAGCTTAATGCAACGCTTTATTCCTTAAGGCTATTGTGGTGAGCTTAATTTGATCTATTGATCGATAAGTGTGGTCACCATTTACAGTTTCCTAACGTAATTTACTAATTCATTACTCCGTTTAACAAATTACCAACAATTACAACcaacttataataataatattaaaacaattattaataactgatAAGTTTTTAAGCATTTTTTATCTGAatataaatgttataaattgATACGGACTCGTAtggattttagtatttcacCGGATTATCTCTGTATCACATATGTATTATGCAAGGTAAGCATGCGCTTTTAGtcataaatcattttattacCTCCCGAAAAAGACAAAGCTTACTGTTAACTAAACTCATAATAgccaattataattaaatagttaattatcTCAAGTCAAGTTTGATCAATTTatcaatgtaaatttattataaattcaagACATTACTAAACTCTTAATGAGACAATTATTAGCACACGTCggttttacatatatatatgtcaaCCACTTTATCTATGACGtgactttattataaaactaatttttaagctttaaaaatatttagaaaattttttagcttctTTCCGAGACTTTAAAATGTCGGATtgaattaaaacttttcacATTTATAATCAAGGATCAGTGACAAGACAATAATTTGATAAGTTTGTCTCTTTATCTCTcgataaaatagaattttaaactaattaaaaattattttctacttaaatatatattaaaaagatGATTTAATGGTGAGTAGTAAAGTTATgaagcagaaaaatttttaaaatatgaagcAACCAGCGTGGTTGATTTAGTATCCTTATGATCAATTTATGATGTATATCTTATTTTATACCTCACTGacggaaaaatataaatctcactttatataataaataacaaaaagtaGTCAATATCTTGCTTTAAATTTATCTAACAtgaaatattacaaaaaaaccaatttttttataattttataattattttctttcacACATGTGGTTTATAATGACAAGTAATCAAATTACTAGTAATTACCGGTGAAAGAGGAATACGTGAGGTTGTAATAGAGATAAAATAATCAGTTAGTGAAGGAACAACTAATGGAATACGAGAATCCTGTATTATAGTATAGTATTGAGGTGCCTCGGCTCTCTGCCAAAGAGATCAAAGTTTACTCTCACGTTTTCACTCTACACTCTTCACtcgttaaaatatattatatatatatattcatgtACATTTATCTGAAGGATGAAAAATAGGAGCACTTTGTTTTAGAAGCTTcgatccattttttttttttttaacatttgcTCCTCAATAAAGAACTTTATGCTCTCGGGTTTTAtgcaaaaaaacaaatatatcaccatctatttttatataatgttGACTAATTATTACTCACTTTCTCgactcgaaaaaaattttcattaccaAGAATAAATATCGCGCAATTACAAGatctatttgtttaattaaaagtcaaaggaatttatttattgcagattattaaattgatatcGTTGACTagtagataattttaatttattaataaataaaatagcttcagttgaataaaatataaattgttttaattagtTGTTcagaaagaagaagaaatttttttcagaagatGAAATAACAGATTTACCGAGTAGATACCTAAGTATTAATCAATTACGTCTGACTGAAACAAAACTCGCTTCCCTTGGGCTAAACACTGAACCGCTCGGATGTAATAtactttaaaagttattttttcttgatagAACAACAACTACAACAACTAACTActgttttaaaaaacaaaactggtattgttattaatatagtTGCAGTGGATGCCTGAAGCTACACTGAAAATTACTAAGAAGAAATCCAACggaactttttattttttctttgaggTAAATTACTACTACCGTTACTAAGAACACTAATAAACCTTATCTTTGCTAAATATTTACTTCACAATTTAGCATCGTAAcagttatctttttatttttattaccttgattttcataatgaattttatttttatctttgaaccaattttttttattaatatttttttttgatttcattttaaatatttccatGTTTActcttaaaactattaataaaatcttaatTAAAGAAACATTTTATTTGGATGGAATTAAGCAATAACGTCTTAATCAacgtttttagaaaaaatcgagttattatGATGAACGCGTACTTAGTATCATAAGATTACTTAGTTCATCataataactcgatttttttaaaaatgttggtTAAGACGTTATTGCTTAATTCCATCCATTTAatgtttcattaaaaaaaaaggtaaaaaataaatgcaacacaaataataatttgatatacaacaattatttattttatttaaattaatttgttttcatgtcgatagaataaaattttttttatacacacATTGTTGATAATCGCAAGAGATATATTAGctgctaattttaaaatcaaccATGAGGCAACAtcatattcataaatataacatataatatttatataattctaaaacaattattattaataattacacataccttataataacaatattattattattattattacaattaaatattcaatctaattcacaatttataatatcattattcattatatatatatatatatatatatatatatatatatatatatatatatatatatatatatatatatatatatatatatatatatatacaacaTCAATAtacataaacaataaaatattcaacatCGATTTGTCtaacaaaaatattactcTTATCACATAAAATACTTTATtacacttaataataattgtaatattgataatattaataataacaacgacaataataataataaatatatatttgtttattataacaataatttatccttttataccaaaaaataatgtgtctgattaattactattgatattattattattatcattcattattaatattatttatttatttaatattaagctGATTCCGGAATACTTGTATggctgtataaaaaataaactatgcACTGGGGAGACCGGAGAATGACAACATTGAGCTCgattcaataatatatatatatattatatatatttatgttcaatatagttattattaaatcacAATTACTTTCCCAAATGTTTGTTccgtcaataaaattttatccatttcttctttatgttctgtttttatatttcttcttagtttaaactttttttaatttttttatcagtttattaaccacaataaaaataaataggcgataaaaaaaatggattacTGCCGCGGCTCGAAAAAGGACCGACAGCGCGCAAATCGTCAGGGTTTATCAGAAGTAGTTGTTTTTGTAAGAGGCGGTGATGATCTTCTCGATGATGGCCCGACACTTGTGCTCCGTTCCAGTTGTTCCGATTTATTTTGAAACATTGAAGATGATATGGTACGTTTGGCTGTCCTAAAAGAACTACCAAACAAATAAATccattatatatttatcaaatccacattttttatcattattattattgttgataaatatatacttgaaaaatatctttatataaattatttaatgatcaTTGTGCAAGAAAAGCAGCAGTGCAGCTTTCACAGCTTCATTATTAACATCAATGCTTCTTCCTTCTTGACaggtttattattaataacaatttgttatttaataataataataataataattaaacacaAAGCAGTAGACACTGAGATTAATGAGAAAAATACGAGACGagtgatgaaataaaaaaaaaaaaaaataaacacagatctttaaattgattttaaataattttttttttttttcaatttaaaaacatgtgattatttaataattacaattatgaACATGAAAATAAACACTTTATAGTTTTAGTGTATCGTGTTCGTAAATATTAGTATGTGTGAGTATTATTAGTCAACGATTTTAAAGCCATCCAACAGGAAGGGATAGAGATCATAATTAATCATACATAAACTGAAGCGCAAGCTATAGAGAACGAAGATATTTGTTGATTAAATATCCCAATTAACCCATCATAATGGGGTTAGATATAATGACAATAATCGCAATCACATCTAGGattgttttgtttttgtttttttctcatCGTGCAAAATCGTAACGATAATCGTGCAAGCAAGATTAACACCGGAGATAGATCATGATAAGCACTGGAAGCATGTCCATTACATTGTTTCTAAACACATATACGGTATTCACATTCAATCTAATTGCTATTATGTttgaaatagttttaaaaattttggttttaatttaaatttataggaaGACGCTCACGGGCATCTTTACCTTGCTCGCAAAATCATCGCGATAAATAGTCTGATAAATTCGTTGGCGTCAATTCGATCATCATCATTGTCACTGTCATCCTCATCATCAGGAATCAAACGAATGGGAATTATTTCCGCACCAACGACTAGGTCTCAATCGAAATTGTGCATAAATTCTGGATAATATCAATGCTgtcgataaaataattattctgatTGTGGAATGTGATGTACGCTGTCGCTTCTGTCGTGAGCGATTATTAACATCAACTCGCGACATTCCGACAAATCTTCAAAGCAGGTACCTGCAAcccaataactttttaaaacctTATTCCTATCAATCTACTAATCttgcaatttaaataatttaaaaaataattaataataataattataaattatctaagGGTAAGCTCATGTGGTCGTAATCTTGCTagagcttttattttttcagacactaaaataaaaagtgcCAGCTCTAGAAAGATATTCGTCTGTTGGGCCATTAACGgggttttaaatttattgcttgTGTCAAAGTGGTTGGGACGAGTGCTAggataatatattttagaaaattcatatcaatttatatgaaaaagaCGTAAAAGGGTTCGGGAGAgacagagagagagagagagagagagagacaAAGATAGAGACAGAGGTGAGAGATAGATAATTACCAATGTATAAGTGAGTAAATTGTAGGTAGATATAATTAGACGTGTGTTAGATGTGGGTGGGGACTTTCCGCTTTAAGTACACGCTGTTGCGAGCTGATGTGCTGACCGTTGTCTCCTTACTGGAAAAATAGAGCCGTGGCTCGTATTCGCACGCGTTTTACTGCAAAAATATTAACTACCTACGTCTAccgaaatatattttataaaaaataataaataaactaaatgtGAACCATCGTTGTAATAAATATCCATACAgtttacattattttaaataattttatcactgTATTTGTTAATGGAGATAGATGATTtggataatatttatttagtagcTTACCTTCTTCGCCGAAGCGACGAATTTAAACCAGGTAAACCAAATTGTCCTCGAGGTATCACCATTCTCGCGTTACCCTGAGCAGGTCTTGATCCACCATAAGATTGCAGTTGAGTTAAATGAGCAGCGTATCCTTCACTGAGTACAGTCGCCAGTGATTGATGCTTCTTCGACACTTTCCCGACAATAATGATTTGCCGGGGTTTTAAATTAACTGCCGTATAAACGGCAATATCCTTACTGCTACCGTACGCCTGATGAATTATTACTCCGTGCTCGTGGATCAAGTTGTTCAAGTAAGCAGCTTTATGGCCAAGCGGATCGCGAGACAATCCATCAGCAAAAGACACTAATCCATGTGGAAAATTGTGTTGTGATAACCAAGATACTACTTTTTGCTGCTGCATGTCTGGTCGAGctgttatatatattattagatATCCAAGTTCTTGCCAATGTCtaaataagatttatttattattattttattttaaaaatattaatttaaataattacctagCGACATCAACAGCACCGGCACGAACTTTAGGATCTCGTCCTGTCACGCTCATACTTGCTGTAAAAGATCCGTCAATACTGAACACCACACACTCTGTATTTGGAGGTATTACAGccataaaaaaatctacagaCGTGTGATCAcctctgaaataaataaaagctaATAAATAaggaatatatatttattagtcactatgtgactgccatgacttgtgaactataaataaataaaattttgctttattaaataatgacttttgttaaattgcactgtaatttcttaaatattgacgtttttaaagatataagctcatcccgatattacaatcatcaagatctttttcagttgagtacccacatgcattttgatatatttttcatatatacatatatatgaaatatatgaaaaattgatgtgggtattcaaatgaaaggtctcgatgagtgtaacattaaaatgagcttatatctttaaaaatgtcaatagttgacaagatacaaagtaatttcttaattatgtatctagagctagagcattttcaaatgcagcctaaacaaaatacttatcatcataaatttatactattggtgagaatgatatgaaagcATGAAaaggccacaaaattttgattattcgcttaataatatagatatatatttaccTTACAACCATTTTAATTGGATAAAGACCGTAAGATAATGCTTTATCATCAGGTATTCTATAAGTAATTCGACCATTTTTATCCGTTACTTCTGTTGATAGATATGTCCATTCTCCAGCGGGTGCATCCTTCATCACATGAATGTCAACCTTTTCGCctaacataaaaatataattaaaactttaattataaactaaatAACTTACAACTATTGATCACTCACCAGTCAATGCGATAACATCTATGGGGCTGTACATAAACCTTGCAATTAATATCTGCGGCAAGCCTTCGCGTACGATTACGTCATTAGCTCGATGATTCGCCGCGACATTCTGAGAATATAATAGAGTAAATCGATTAATATAACTTTAGATTGTTTTtagttgattaattaaaaaagttaaccTTAAGTTTAACCGAGGTTCGTTTTTTATTCCACTTTTCTCGTGGCTGACCTGGACGGAAACAGGCTAAATCTTTTTCTTCACCACCAAGCATTGGCAAGTCAAATCTACCAATTTGTCTTAATATAAATGCAATTACGTCTGATGATTCCCAGTAACTTGCGTGGAACAAATGTGGTAATGCATTTGTTGGAAAGTTTGCAAGACCTTCTGGGCAGTAGAGTGCGTAATCTATTCTTTTATTTCCCCACCACTTGTGTGTTActgaaagtttttaaattgtaataaataatacttttaatttaataatttatttttttaacttacagGAAGATACTGCTTGTAAAGGTACATTATCAATCAGACCCGACATGGTACTTTGAAGCGATATGTCAGACATTCTTCTTAGATGCTGAAGTGGTGTGTTTGGAGCATTCAATCCATCAGCAAACAATTGTGGATTCGTTTGAATGGCTTCAACtaaaaatcgataaaattcaatgttaaaatatctataataataataataataaaaaaaaacttacgtaAATGATAAGGTTGTCCGTTGCCGAGCGGATATTTTTGATAGCGAGCGACATTGACCGGAGGTAACTGTGAAAATCGAGCTGATATAATAGGTTCTAAGCGCGCAGCTACCGGATCCGTTGGATGAAATAGATTGTAGACTTGATTAACAAGCGGCCTAGGAACCGTTGTACCTTTATCATTGCTTGAGGATATTTTACGATAAGCGAGGACTAACGCCAGCGGACTgccaaacataaaaaattcactgaCGTCAAATTCTAATTTACACTGAGATGAATCGCTGGTTGATGATGAACGTCTTCTTGGTAAAGGTGCCGTTAAATGTTTGCCATCTTCACTTTGATCACCTCCAGGTTGATTGTCGTTTTCTAAAATACTATTTTCACTGTCGTGTCTCGATTGATATTGAACGGACCGACAGAGCGCATCGTAAGTTAATATCGAACCAACAGAGTCACCGACAAATGATATTTGTCCAGCAAATCCACGACCTTCATccgattttataaattctccTAATACTTGATTAGCCCCGGTGATAACTTTTGAAACCGCATCTTGATAATCTGAGGATGAACATGCCAAAAGTGGGATGGATCCTATTGGAATAGTGTCATTTGTAATTTGTGGAGAGTCAACACAAGAGGGTGACACGTCAAAACTGTAAGGACTTAAACTGGATAATATTCCCAATCCCTCGGTACATATTGATGGACATGAGACAAATCTTACAGCAATATGTCCAACCATACTGGGATAATGTTGACGCATAACAGATTCAAAGGCACCGCGAAATGTTGTTATGTCTGATTTTTTAGCAGATAAATCAACATTGGCATCCAGGACACTGCCGGCATGCATAACTATCAGTAATACTGTTGTTCGACAGGGCTGGTGAGTTGGTGAGTGTTGAGGTGAAGCTGGGCATGATAAATCTATACTCGCTGACGAACGTATGTGAAGTCTTTTACCACTACGTTCACTGGCGACTCGCTGCAAGTATGAGTGGGAAAATATACTGTCGTCATGCCTGCTGCTTGAAGATGATACTCCAGCTACTGATGCTGTTGGTACTGTAGGCGACAGGGAGTCTTCTTTGTCCGTCAAGAGGTCCAACGAGCTCCACTTTGCCAGAGATGTATTGTCACCAAAGTCTTCtgcttaataaaaaatactatcaTTAgtctttatttatattcttcctactttttaacttttaaaagtatgttattattattaaagacaTGGATAATTATTTGACCACTTAAGCGCATGCTCGTGCGATCTAATTGACCTACCTGTGCGTATCTCAGGTACAACTATTCCAGCGGCTGTgcgagagaaaaaaaaaaacacagagaaaaaataaaaaaaaaaaaataaacaaagaaaaatacaTCAGGCAAACTAATAAGAGAATCTTCTCTTGtgctttatcgatcaattaGACTActcacaaaaaatatatattccaTTTACTCTAAACAATGGCTATTTTCTTACCACGCAAAAGTGctgctaattaattaattaaatccaaTTTGATTATTATCTATGAATCATGAGTTaaacatatatagatatatagatatacatctATTCAGTTATTTATTTGCCAGACAGACAGAATGTCTGTcagttaaagtaataaaatgatatgTGAATGTAAAATAGACATATCGATCGGCACTATTCAACGCCCATGCTTAAGCTTTTGCCAGAAACAATTTGATTGtaatgtaattataaatcaCACGGTTGCTTACTTGCTTTTATAGAAAACTAGAGAGCGAAAATTGGAAATAAAACAGTACCTTGgcaatcaaaaaattcatccTCGCTGCCTGATTCAGATTCACGGACGATACTCTCCATACGCCAATTAGCAATCTGGATGTCGAAGCTTTTAGCAGAACTCGGGGAGTGAATTGAATGACTGCTGTgcttccaaacttttttagtttcaaatTTGTTAAGAGCAATTTTTGACCTAatgaagataaataatttagcaagtacttttaaaatttttgttgtaaataaatattttacccAGGTGGTAAAACTGTAGTAGGAGAATCTTCAGGGCTGATATCACCTTCAGAACTACGCGCCGTATTAATAACAGGAATATCCGAAGGTTTACGAATAGACGGCGGACTTTGGAGATCTTCGTTTTTCTCAATGCTACCGAGTGTTGCAGCAAATGTTTTGGCAACATCAGTAGCTCCCTGTGGTGTCGCTGCTGGGGTATTTGAGTCACTGTGATTGTCCTCGTAGCCATCAATAGCCATCTCACCACGTTCAGCAGCTTCTGCAGCAGCCATTTTTCGCTGCAGTGCCAATTGAGTCTCTTTTTCTATTTGTCTTATGTCTTCCATTGTCAAACCGATCCATTCATCTTGCCATGCCCACGCTTGACGGTGCGCTCGTACCATAGTTTTCCGTAATgctaaataaaacaataatacattgtcgttattattaaattaatgaataaaacaaaaatagtaACTGTAAGTAGATCATTAGAAGAATTCATACTGACCCACATCGTGAATGAATTTTTCCAGCTTGGTTTGCATGCCCCAGTAACGGAACTCAACCCTACAAAGTTTATACGCACACATCAGTGACTTTCCTGAAAGCGTAGGTTGTGGTCTTCcctaaaaaaatacatcagttaataataattaatagagtggcgcaaaaaaaccgactatttttttagttttagatGTTTCAAGAGCTctctccaaaggacagcttaaaaaaaaatttttaagaggtcgttccaaattttttttaaatttcaaaaatcgtcaaaaatcgaattttttttttttttttttatttttttctcgttacttcataattttatagacaaaaaaaaataagttcctgaaagtttcaattcaaaattttaaattttgaaaggtcgcttataaatttttttaaagttcagAGTCAAAAAATGCTAATCCAATTAGGTAAATAGTcgctaataaattaaaaaaaaatgatgagcgaccttttaaaattcacattttaaactgaaactttcaggaaaacccctttttttttttttgtttttgtctataaaattatgacgtaacgagaaaaaaattaaaaaaaaattcgatttttgaaattaaaaaaaatttttttttaagctgtcctttggagaaagctcttaaaacatctaaaactaacattttttcactcgagacttgaagaaaaaaaaaaaaaaaaaaaaatagtcggtttttttgcgccaccctaataattaatttataataattataattacttgaACTTCAGCCCAATAATCTTGAAGCCAATTTTCAGTAAGCGGTCCACGGCCTGTTTTTTGGGATACATACAGCAAAGGATCTTCTTCTTGGACATAATCAGCACCAACAGGCTTATCCTTTACCACgtcaataaaatcaacaattcGATTACGCAAATCACTACCAGACAACTGGAATACATTTTCTTGATGCCCGTTGTCTGGAAAATAGTACGTTTCTATTTCAaccgaaaatttttcaacaaatggACACGTATATCGAGTTTTAGTATAAGGATAAGCGTTCCACGCTTCTTCCTGAGTCTGCAACGCGGTTTTAGGTAACAAGCTCTTAAACCATCCAGGCAAATGACTTCCTAcgtgataaattttatgagtATACTGTCCGTTTCCTCCGGGTCCATCTGTATACGGttcattaacttttatttcaaCTCCACTACCAACGCCCTTGCTTTCGTCTCttgattttttctatttatggaagaaaagatgaaaaaaaaaaaaaaaaaaatatatatatgcatattggaaaaataaatattaacaagtaAAATAACTTACAGCAATCATATAAAGTTGAGCGATTCGATACTCCTCTACGGTGAGAGGAAGTGGTATCCTATACTCTTtaataagcatttttttttccttgttCCTTTGCTCGTCGTTGTTATTTTTGATGTTGTTATCAGTCTAGCAtttctgtaataaaaaaatattataaactcAACAATACAATACATATTAAGTAacaataaaaagtataaaagtaataaagaaGCATATAAAGTGCATCAGCCGTGTCTAAACGAGTTTCTGCAAGCGCTTCTTTATGcttgatactttttttaaaacctATTTACCTTGTCCTACAATTCTACAATTAAATACACCAAATTGACCTCGTAATAAAACCGTAAAcgtcgttaaattatttaacaatactaaaatataataaattcattttttttaaattgatttttgaaataaattaattttcacattgattaattaaaacgattgatcaattataattaacacgAAGATAATGATATTGATAATGTTGATAATGATGGTGATGATGAATATTGATGGAAaggtaaattaaataatggcgTTGTTGCCTATTTGAGGACACCCTCACGATTGCCGAGAAATCGCGCGTCTGATCATCCAGCGATCCAGCTCGTgctcaaattttttgttgcgCTTGcgtctttttattattattatttgttgcTGTTATAACTAAAACTGAGTAAAAGCTCTTTGTCTGGTTCACTCTCACTCTATCACCCAGGGCGCTTATTCCACTGTGATGACAACGAACAAATGCGCCGTAGACTGTGATAAATCTAAAActaaattgttttgttaataactaGTGGAAAATATGAAtgcaatttaatattaagccagccataatttaatttctttttttatttaaatttaattgttggttttt
It encodes:
- the LOC123266381 gene encoding protein retinal degeneration B isoform X2 — encoded protein: MLIKEYRIPLPLTVEEYRIAQLYMIAKKSRDESKGVGSGVEIKVNEPYTDGPGGNGQYTHKIYHVGSHLPGWFKSLLPKTALQTQEEAWNAYPYTKTRYTCPFVEKFSVEIETYYFPDNGHQENVFQLSGSDLRNRIVDFIDVVKDKPVGADYVQEEDPLLYVSQKTGRGPLTENWLQDYWAEVQGRPQPTLSGKSLMCAYKLCRVEFRYWGMQTKLEKFIHDVALRKTMVRAHRQAWAWQDEWIGLTMEDIRQIEKETQLALQRKMAAAEAAERGEMAIDGYEDNHSDSNTPAATPQGATDVAKTFAATLGSIEKNEDLQSPPSIRKPSDIPVINTARSSEGDISPEDSPTTVLPPGSKIALNKFETKKVWKHSSHSIHSPSSAKSFDIQIANWRMESIVRESESGSEDEFFDCQAAGIVVPEIRTEDFGDNTSLAKWSSLDLLTDKEDSLSPTVPTASVAGVSSSSSRHDDSIFSHSYLQRVASERSGKRLHIRSSASIDLSCPASPQHSPTHQPCRTTVLLIVMHAGSVLDANVDLSAKKSDITTFRGAFESVMRQHYPSMVGHIAVRFVSCPSICTEGLGILSSLSPYSFDVSPSCVDSPQITNDTIPIGSIPLLACSSSDYQDAVSKVITGANQVLGEFIKSDEGRGFAGQISFVGDSVGSILTYDALCRSVQYQSRHDSENSILENDNQPGGDQSEDGKHLTAPLPRRRSSSTSDSSQCKLEFDVSEFFMFGSPLALVLAYRKISSSNDKGTTVPRPLVNQVYNLFHPTDPVAARLEPIISARFSQLPPVNVARYQKYPLGNGQPYHLLEAIQTNPQLFADGLNAPNTPLQHLRRMSDISLQSTMSGLIDNVPLQAVSSLTHKWWGNKRIDYALYCPEGLANFPTNALPHLFHASYWESSDVIAFILRQIGRFDLPMLGGEEKDLACFRPGQPREKWNKKRTSVKLKNVAANHRANDVIVREGLPQILIARFMYSPIDVIALTGEKVDIHVMKDAPAGEWTYLSTEVTDKNGRITYRIPDDKALSYGLYPIKMVVRGDHTSVDFFMAVIPPNTECVVFSIDGSFTASMSVTGRDPKVRAGAVDVARHWQELGYLIIYITARPDMQQQKVVSWLSQHNFPHGLVSFADGLSRDPLGHKAAYLNNLIHEHGVIIHQAYGSSKDIAVYTAVNLKPRQIIIVGKVSKKHQSLATVLSEGYAAHLTQLQSYGGSRPAQGNARMVIPRGQFGLPGLNSSLRRRSSFRTAKRTISSSMFQNKSEQLERSTSVGPSSRRSSPPLTKTTTSDKP
- the LOC123266381 gene encoding protein retinal degeneration B isoform X3 translates to MLIKEYRIPLPLTVEEYRIAQLYMIAKKSRDESKGVGSGVEIKVNEPYTDGPGGNGQYTHKIYHVGSHLPGWFKSLLPKTALQTQEEAWNAYPYTKTRYTCPFVEKFSVEIETYYFPDNGHQENVFQLSGSDLRNRIVDFIDVVKDKPVGADYVQEEDPLLYVSQKTGRGPLTENWLQDYWAEVQGRPQPTLSGKSLMCAYKLCRVEFRYWGMQTKLEKFIHDVALRKTMVRAHRQAWAWQDEWIGLTMEDIRQIEKETQLALQRKMAAAEAAERGEMAIDGYEDNHSDSNTPAATPQGATDVAKTFAATLGSIEKNEDLQSPPSIRKPSDIPVINTARSSEGDISPEDSPTTVLPPGSKIALNKFETKKVWKHSSHSIHSPSSAKSFDIQIANWRMESIVRESESGSEDEFFDCQEDFGDNTSLAKWSSLDLLTDKEDSLSPTVPTASVAGVSSSSSRHDDSIFSHSYLQRVASERSGKRLHIRSSASIDLSCPASPQHSPTHQPCRTTVLLIVMHAGSVLDANVDLSAKKSDITTFRGAFESVMRQHYPSMVGHIAVRFVSCPSICTEGLGILSSLSPYSFDVSPSCVDSPQITNDTIPIGSIPLLACSSSDYQDAVSKVITGANQVLGEFIKSDEGRGFAGQISFVGDSVGSILTYDALCRSVQYQSRHDSENSILENDNQPGGDQSEDGKHLTAPLPRRRSSSTSDSSQCKLEFDVSEFFMFGSPLALVLAYRKISSSNDKGTTVPRPLVNQVYNLFHPTDPVAARLEPIISARFSQLPPVNVARYQKYPLGNGQPYHLLEAIQTNPQLFADGLNAPNTPLQHLRRMSDISLQSTMSGLIDNVPLQAVSSLTHKWWGNKRIDYALYCPEGLANFPTNALPHLFHASYWESSDVIAFILRQIGRFDLPMLGGEEKDLACFRPGQPREKWNKKRTSVKLKNVAANHRANDVIVREGLPQILIARFMYSPIDVIALTGEKVDIHVMKDAPAGEWTYLSTEVTDKNGRITYRIPDDKALSYGLYPIKMVVRGDHTSVDFFMAVIPPNTECVVFSIDGSFTASMSVTGRDPKVRAGAVDVARHWQELGYLIIYITARPDMQQQKVVSWLSQHNFPHGLVSFADGLSRDPLGHKAAYLNNLIHEHGVIIHQAYGSSKDIAVYTAVNLKPRQIIIVGKVSKKHQSLATVLSEGYAAHLTQLQSYGGSRPAQGNARMVIPRGQFGLPGLNSSLRRRSSFRTAKRTISSSMFQNKSEQLERSTSVGPSSRRSSPPLTKTTTSDKP